Proteins co-encoded in one Salvia splendens isolate huo1 chromosome 4, SspV2, whole genome shotgun sequence genomic window:
- the LOC121800857 gene encoding uncharacterized protein LOC121800857: MVLWHPPDAPWVKLNMDGVFSTSTLEAREEGLVRGPDGGLLQAFYAPLAASSSFEAELLALIQGLEMAMDLSTHIWIELDSATLVSLLSSGHLGSADLRHHMALIWSMTSQWQVRFSHIYREGNQAADFLTGRGSRPLPLHTLIQSLRLGTWRR; encoded by the coding sequence ATGGTCCTATGGCATCCCCCTGATgcaccttgggtgaagctgaacatgGATGGTGTCTTCTCTACTTCGACACTGGAAGCGAGGGAGGAAGGATTGGTTCGTGGTCCTGATGGAGGACTGTTGCAGGCCTTCTATGCTCCGTTAGCtgcatcatcgagctttgagGCTGAGCTTCTGGCTCTGATTCAAGGTTTGGAGATGGCTATGGAcctttctactcacatttggaTAGAGCTGGACTCAGCGACTCTGGTTAGTTTGTTGTCATCAGGACATCTGGGCTCTGCAGATCTTAGACATCATATGGCATTGATCTGGAGTATGACATCTCAGTGGCAGGTTCgattctcacacatctacaggGAAGGAAACCAGGCTGCTGACTTTCTGACAggtagggggtccagacccctgcccttaCATACTTTGATCCAATCTCTGCGCCTCGGTACCTGGAGGCGctag